ATTCTTACCGTTGTCGCAGCCTCTATCCTCATATCGTATTTCTATCTGTTGCCCCAACCTCTGATAACGGCAATCTACTGGAATCTTCTGTTTACCGCTCTCAACATCTACTGGATCATCCGCCTCATCATCGAGCGTAGACCGGTTCATCTGACGGGAAACGACCTTCGCCTTTACCAGCTGGTATTCCGGTGCTTGACACCCCGGGAAATGCTCCAGCTGTTGAAGCTGGGACGTTGGGAGAAAGCAGTTCCGCCAGAATGTTTCATTTCTCAGGGTGATGAGCTGGAGCGGCTGATGGTAATTTGCGCGGGAAAGGCCCGCGTGGTCAAGGACGGGAAAACAGTGGAGGAGCTCGGACCGGGCCAGTTTATCGGTGGGATCCCCTTCATAAGCGAAAGTACTGCACCAGCCAACGTCATTGCGGTCGAGGAAACCCACTATATGTCGTGGCCTAAGGCGACCCTCAAGGAATTCCTGAAGGACAAAGCGCAAT
The DNA window shown above is from Gammaproteobacteria bacterium and carries:
- a CDS encoding cyclic nucleotide-binding domain-containing protein, producing the protein MEYLINSANVLYLASYTVRDILWLRILTVVAASILISYFYLLPQPLITAIYWNLLFTALNIYWIIRLIIERRPVHLTGNDLRLYQLVFRCLTPREMLQLLKLGRWEKAVPPECFISQGDELERLMVICAGKARVVKDGKTVEELGPGQFIGGIPFISESTAPANVIAVEETHYMSWPKATLKEFLKDKAQLQGALHLTLGFDLVQRLEASYSRA